The following are from one region of the Falco biarmicus isolate bFalBia1 chromosome 1, bFalBia1.pri, whole genome shotgun sequence genome:
- the ASPHD2 gene encoding aspartate beta-hydroxylase domain-containing protein 2, which translates to MVWVPLRTTRTDCWAPLRAPITRCTTMSLEWLVDWSWSLDGLRDFIATGIQSFRDCDATALAAVACLLVLFVWYCYHVGREQPRAYATVNALMQSAEVNGVQNGFVYCHSPECVRCTHHDGLNQKLYHNLQEYAKRYSWSGMGRIHKGIREQGRYLNSRPSIQKPEVFFLPDLPTMPYFSRDAQKHDVELLERNFQTILCEFETLYKAFSNCSLPQGWKMNSTPSGEWFTFYLVNQGMCVPRNCRRCPRTYRLLGSLRTCIGNNVFGNACISVLSPGTVIAEHYGPTNIRIRCHLGLKTPSNCELVVGGEPQCWAEGRCLLFDDSFLHTAFHEGPPEEGPRVVFMVDLWHPNVAAAERQALDFIFAPGR; encoded by the exons ATGGTGTGGGTGCCTCTGAGGACCACAAGGACTGACTGCTGGGCCCCCCTGCGTGCACCCATCACCCGCTGCACCACCATGTCTTTGGAGTGGCTGGTGGACTGGAGCTGGTCTCTGGACGGACTCCGGGATTTCATCGCCACTGGCATCCAGTCTTTCCGGGACTGTGATGCCACTGCCCTCGCTGCTGTTGCCTGCCTCCTCGTCCTCTTTGTGTGGTACTGCTACCACGTGGGGCGGGAGCAGCCCCGCGCCTATGCCACCGTCAACGCCCTGATGCAGAGTGCTGAGGTCAATGGTGTGCAGAATGGGTTTGTCTACTGCCACTCGCCTGAGTGCGTGCGCTGCACGCACCATGACGGGCTCAACCAGAAACTCTACCACAACCTGCAGGAGTACGCCAAGCGCTACTCCTGGTCTGGCATGGGCAGGATCCACAAAGGCATCCGCGAGCAGGGCCGCTACCTCAACAGCCGGCCATCCATCCAGAAACCAGAAGTCTTCTTCTTGCCAGACTTGCCAACCATGCCCTATTTCTCCCGGGACGCTCAAAAGCATGACGTGGAGTTGTTGGAGCGCAACTTCCAGACCATTCTGTGTGAGTTTGAGACCCTCTACAAAGCTTTCTCAAACTGCAGCCTCCCGCAAGGATGGAAAATGAACAGCACGCCCAGTGGGGAGTGGTTCACCTTCTACCTGGTGAACCAGGGCATGTGTGTGCCCAGGAACTGCAGGAGATGCCCACGGACGTACCGCTTACTCGGGAGCCTTCGCACCTGCATTGGCAACAACGTCTTTGGGAACGCGTGCATCTCTGTGCTGAGCCCGGGCACCGTCATCGCCGAGCACTACGGGCCCACCAACATCCGCATCCGCTGCCATCTAG GTCTGAAGACACCCAGCAATTGCGAGCTGGTGGTGGGGGGCGAGCCTCAGTGCTGGGCTGAGGGCCGCTGCCTGCTCTTCGATGACTCCTTCCTGCACACGGCGTTCCATGAAG